Proteins from one Paenibacillus amylolyticus genomic window:
- a CDS encoding copper amine oxidase N-terminal domain-containing protein, which produces MKKYNSAWQIKTWKMILAASVLTAGTAPALLSSTVAEAAATKPNPTAYINNVKAQYDVIIRQGITYVALTELQFLGNYTFGYNNKTKEISISTGGDKYVLTANSKTMKKNGQSATLSSAPILVNGKAMLPLRAIGEAFGANVQWNQKAKEAYIYTTDATLVKEYNSSDLTVAREAALHLPRFSELGQARLDIRNPRGPVDSSIEYIFEQGKKDHFFVIEDNDLVSYYVLKNGSALLQWQANISNNAGTIGDLFFIKTKAVAEAGTRPSVAGQTLVSFKYSRMLEETSYEIMNKTGSMDTGSVVPENGKVVVEVPGEN; this is translated from the coding sequence ATGAAAAAGTACAACTCTGCTTGGCAAATTAAAACATGGAAAATGATCCTTGCCGCTTCGGTACTTACCGCAGGCACGGCACCTGCCTTGCTCTCATCCACTGTAGCGGAAGCCGCAGCAACTAAACCTAATCCAACAGCCTATATTAACAATGTTAAAGCTCAATATGATGTTATCATACGGCAGGGGATTACGTACGTGGCATTGACGGAGCTTCAATTCCTCGGCAACTATACGTTTGGCTACAATAACAAAACCAAAGAGATCAGCATTAGCACAGGCGGCGATAAGTATGTGCTTACAGCGAACAGTAAAACAATGAAGAAGAATGGCCAAAGTGCGACATTGTCTTCAGCGCCGATTCTCGTGAATGGCAAAGCGATGCTTCCGCTCCGTGCCATCGGTGAAGCTTTTGGTGCCAATGTGCAGTGGAACCAGAAGGCCAAGGAAGCCTACATTTATACTACCGATGCTACTCTTGTAAAAGAATATAACAGTTCCGATCTGACTGTGGCGCGTGAAGCCGCACTTCATCTGCCACGCTTCTCTGAACTGGGACAAGCACGCCTGGATATTCGCAATCCTCGGGGTCCGGTGGATTCATCCATTGAATACATTTTTGAACAAGGCAAAAAGGATCATTTCTTCGTTATCGAGGATAACGATCTGGTCAGCTATTATGTCCTCAAAAATGGAAGTGCACTGCTACAATGGCAGGCGAACATCAGCAATAATGCCGGAACCATCGGTGACTTGTTCTTTATTAAAACCAAAGCCGTTGCTGAAGCGGGAACTCGTCCCTCCGTAGCAGGTCAAACCCTCGTATCATTCAAGTACTCTCGCATGCTTGAAGAAACTTCTTACGAGATCATGAACAAAACGGGCTCTATGGATACCGGTTCTGTTGTCCCGGAGAACGGAAAGGTCGTTGTTGAAGTACCGGGAGAGAACTAA
- a CDS encoding pectate lyase — MKKMLTLLLSAGLVASIFSAVPAAAAPTVVNSTIIVPAGTTYDGQGKTFVANPSTLGDGSQAENQKPVFRLEAGATLKNVNIGYPAADGVHCYGNCSISNVVWEDVGEDALTLKSAGTVNITGGAAYKAYDKVFQINAAGTINIKNFRADDIGKLVRQNGGTTFAVNMTLDNSNISNVKDAIMRTDSSVSQGKITNTRYSKVPTLFKGFASGKTSQSGNVQY; from the coding sequence ATGAAAAAAATGTTGACGTTGTTGTTGTCCGCTGGTCTGGTTGCTTCCATATTTAGTGCGGTTCCGGCTGCTGCTGCGCCCACAGTTGTTAATTCAACGATTATTGTTCCAGCGGGCACAACTTATGACGGTCAAGGCAAAACATTTGTAGCCAATCCTTCCACATTGGGTGACGGGTCTCAAGCAGAGAATCAGAAACCGGTATTTCGACTGGAGGCAGGGGCTACGCTCAAAAATGTAAATATCGGATACCCTGCTGCCGATGGTGTTCACTGTTATGGCAACTGTAGTATATCGAATGTAGTCTGGGAGGATGTGGGTGAGGATGCACTCACCTTGAAGTCGGCCGGAACGGTCAACATTACCGGCGGTGCGGCGTATAAGGCTTATGATAAAGTATTCCAGATCAATGCAGCCGGAACGATTAATATCAAAAATTTCCGTGCGGATGATATCGGCAAGCTGGTGCGTCAAAATGGTGGAACGACCTTCGCAGTTAACATGACGCTGGATAACTCCAACATTTCCAATGTAAAAGATGCTATTATGCGTACAGACAGCAGTGTATCTCAAGGGAAAATTACGAATACCCGCTATTCCAAAGTACCAACCCTGTTCAAGGGGTTTGCTTCAGGTAAGACCAGTCAATCCGGCAATGTCCAATATTGA
- a CDS encoding radical SAM/SPASM domain-containing protein, whose amino-acid sequence MKTFKKVYIEITSICNLACSFCPQTQRAKGFIDPEVFNNILDQVKPHTNHIYLHVKGEPLLHPKIDLLLDAAHEKGLKVNITTNGTLLPKTQHKLLGKPALRQMNFSLHSFDGHEGSTDRDGYLSNILSFVHEAVKHNVIISFRLWNLTQDNFTNAQMNRNRETLEVLEREFNLDFRIEEKVVPGSGVKIAPNVYLNQDHEFQWPSLDAPEDDGKGFCHALRSQAAVLVDGTVVPCCLDGEGVINLGNVHEKSFSEIIEGERANDLVYGFSKREAVEELCRKCGYRQRFGA is encoded by the coding sequence TTGAAAACGTTCAAAAAAGTATATATTGAGATCACAAGTATCTGTAATCTGGCATGCAGCTTCTGTCCACAGACACAGCGTGCCAAAGGTTTCATTGACCCTGAAGTCTTCAACAATATACTGGACCAAGTTAAACCACATACCAACCATATCTATCTACATGTCAAAGGTGAACCCTTGCTGCATCCCAAAATAGATCTGCTGCTTGATGCCGCTCATGAGAAGGGACTCAAGGTAAACATTACTACGAATGGCACATTGCTGCCCAAGACTCAGCATAAATTGCTTGGCAAACCGGCGCTGCGGCAGATGAATTTCTCCCTGCACAGCTTCGATGGGCATGAAGGTTCAACCGATCGTGACGGGTATCTGAGCAACATTTTGTCTTTTGTACACGAGGCGGTGAAACACAATGTCATCATCTCATTCCGGCTATGGAATCTGACGCAGGATAACTTCACGAATGCTCAGATGAATCGTAATCGGGAGACCCTGGAAGTACTGGAACGTGAGTTTAATCTTGATTTTCGGATTGAGGAGAAAGTCGTGCCAGGCAGCGGGGTCAAAATTGCCCCAAATGTATACCTGAATCAGGATCATGAGTTCCAGTGGCCAAGTCTGGATGCACCTGAAGATGATGGCAAAGGCTTCTGCCACGCATTGCGTAGTCAGGCGGCTGTGCTAGTGGATGGAACCGTGGTTCCATGTTGTCTTGATGGCGAGGGTGTGATTAACTTGGGTAATGTACACGAGAAGTCATTCTCCGAGATTATTGAGGGTGAGCGAGCGAACGATCTGGTATATGGCTTTTCCAAACGGGAAGCTGTGGAAGAGTTGTGTCGAAAGTGCGGTTATCGTCAGAGATTTGGAGCCTGA
- a CDS encoding aspartate/glutamate racemase family protein: MKTIGLIGGMSWESSLEYYRIINEEVKNKLGGLHSAKCILYSVDFEEIERYQAKGEWESAGDLLGNAAQSLEKAGAEMIVICTNTMHKVIKHVEEKVTLPIVHIADTTANQIHKSQISTVGLLGTKYTMEQDFYKKRIELNGIKVLIPNEEDREVINKIIYEELCLGKIEPISRDYYKKVIQRLVDDGAEGIILGCTEIGLLVKPEDSEVPLFDTTRIHAIESVHLALAKSF, encoded by the coding sequence ATGAAAACGATTGGCCTTATTGGTGGAATGAGCTGGGAGTCATCGTTGGAATATTATCGAATTATTAATGAAGAAGTGAAAAATAAATTGGGAGGATTGCATTCAGCCAAATGCATTTTATATAGCGTGGATTTTGAAGAAATTGAGCGTTACCAAGCTAAAGGTGAATGGGAAAGTGCTGGTGATTTATTAGGGAATGCTGCTCAGTCTTTGGAAAAGGCAGGTGCAGAAATGATTGTAATTTGTACAAATACGATGCATAAAGTGATTAAACATGTTGAAGAAAAAGTGACATTACCCATCGTACATATTGCTGATACAACAGCAAATCAAATTCATAAGTCCCAAATAAGTACGGTGGGTTTACTCGGCACAAAATACACGATGGAACAGGACTTTTATAAAAAACGCATTGAATTAAACGGTATTAAGGTTCTGATACCGAATGAAGAGGATAGAGAAGTTATCAATAAAATAATATACGAGGAATTATGTTTAGGGAAGATTGAGCCCATATCAAGAGATTATTATAAAAAGGTGATCCAAAGGCTAGTTGATGATGGAGCTGAGGGGATCATATTAGGTTGCACCGAAATTGGATTATTAGTAAAACCAGAGGATTCAGAAGTTCCCTTATTTGATACAACACGCATTCATGCGATTGAATCTGTTCATTTGGCACTAGCCAAATCATTTTGA